Genomic segment of Syntrophus gentianae:
GGATCGATGCTACGAGGGAAAGCTCATGCATGAATTTTTACCGGGGCAACGGAATGGCGTTGCAATTCATCGATCAGCAGTTTTTCCATGAGGGGAAACTTCTCCCGCATCAGCGGGGACAGTTCCAGGTCCATCTCCCGGAAATCGGCCGGGACGATGCAGAGAAAGACGACCTCCGGGGCTTCTCCGAGCAGTTCCGCCTTGCAGAGGACATCGAGAAACTGCACCTCGTGGGCGGAGGTCGGCGGTGGGAGTTTTGGCTCAATCTCCGCGAGGGTGAACCGGTAGACCGATCCCGGTTCGTCGGCAACCTTGAGCACATCGACCACGATAAGATGCCGGCAGCTGCAGACCGGCTCCAGCAGGGCATAAGCCATTACCCCGCCTTCGACGTTCCGGACCGAATCGGGCAGAGCCCATCGCTCTTCGAACCAGCGGAGAAAGTGGACGCCGAAGCCGTCATCCTTCATCAGGATGTTGCCCAGCCCAAGAATGGTGATCTCTTGTTTTTCCGTCATTTGATCAGGAAAAGAAAGGGGAAGGAAATCCGTCCCCTTTCGTATTCGCTTTCAGTCTGCTGCGGCGCTGAAGCCGTCAGCCTTCGAATCAGTGCTTCCCCTTCTGGAACATGTTTCCAGTGACCATGGAGGAAAGGGTTCCTTCTTTCAGGACGGCATCATACCAGAAGGCCATGTAGATGTGAACAACGATAAAGAGGACGAATCCCCAGGTCAGGATATGGTGAATGGTGCGCACCGTGGCCAGACCTCCCAGCAGATTCTCCACGGGCTTGAGGATCGTGGCCATAATGGCGGTCAATCCTGCCGCGTGGTAGCCGGCCCCCATGAGAATGAACCCGGTGATCACGATGAGGAAGACCATGAACAGGAGTCCCAGATAGGCGAGGGACTGCATGGGACCATAGAGCCCCGTATGGGGAGGCGGGTTCTTATCGATGAGCAGGTAGAACTTGAGCTGCTGGATCGTGTAGGGGATGTAGGTGAAGGCCAGAAAGTCCTTCCAGTCCGCCTTGAACTGGGAGAAGAAGGCCAGGTAGATCCTCCAGAGGAACAGAAAGGCCAGCAGGACCCCGAAGAGGATATGCCAGAAGCGGACTTCCCCCACGAAAAACTTCTGGGAAGTTTCGCCGCCAAGGATCGTGCAGGGTTCCGCGATCAGAAATCCCGTTCCGATCAGGACAAAAATGGCAATCGCCATGGCCCAGTGATGAATGCGTATCGCCACGGACCAGTGCTTTTTTTCGACAATGTTTTCCATGACAACCTCCTTGCCTATCAGGCGATCCGGAACTTATGGATCTCTTTCGTCTGCGGATCGATGACGTGAACCGCGCAGGCCATGCAGGGATCGAACGAATGGATGGTTCTTATGATTTCCAGAGGTTGATCCAGCTTTGCCAGTTTCGTCCCGACAAGCGATTCCTCGTAGGGCCCGCGCTTGTTCTTCTCATCCCGGGGCGAACAGTTCCAGGTGGAGGGCACGACGGCCTGATAGTTGGCGATTTTATGATCCTCAATACGGATCCAGTGGCCAAGGGCTCCCCGTGGCGGTTCCGTCATCCCGCGACCCTGTCCTTCCTTCGGGACGGTGCAGGGCGTCCAGGTCCGGACATCGCCCTTCTTC
This window contains:
- a CDS encoding hydrogenase maturation protease; this translates as MTEKQEITILGLGNILMKDDGFGVHFLRWFEERWALPDSVRNVEGGVMAYALLEPVCSCRHLIVVDVLKVADEPGSVYRFTLAEIEPKLPPPTSAHEVQFLDVLCKAELLGEAPEVVFLCIVPADFREMDLELSPLMREKFPLMEKLLIDELQRHSVAPVKIHA
- the cybH gene encoding Ni/Fe-hydrogenase, b-type cytochrome subunit; protein product: MENIVEKKHWSVAIRIHHWAMAIAIFVLIGTGFLIAEPCTILGGETSQKFFVGEVRFWHILFGVLLAFLFLWRIYLAFFSQFKADWKDFLAFTYIPYTIQQLKFYLLIDKNPPPHTGLYGPMQSLAYLGLLFMVFLIVITGFILMGAGYHAAGLTAIMATILKPVENLLGGLATVRTIHHILTWGFVLFIVVHIYMAFWYDAVLKEGTLSSMVTGNMFQKGKH